The following DNA comes from Desulfuromonas sp..
TCACGGTGGAGAAACGACCCGGGTTCCAGGGGGCCAATGGAGACCACTTCTACAAAAGGCAGCTCTGCAAGCCCTGGTATGATCTGGGACGATGTGCTGCCGATAAGGACACTCGGCGGATAGGTGCTGCGGATGCGTACTCCCGCCTTCTGGAGGGCTTTCCGGGCTACTGCCATCTGCCCGGGAGATTCGCTTTTGAGAACAATGAGAATGTGATCGGCCCCTGCAGAATGGGACTTGGCATCATTCGCACCGGCAGGTGGCGACAGGCAGACAAGGAAAACGAAAATGGATACCAGCAGGTAGAGTTTGCCTTTCATGATTCCCTCCTTGGCATGTGCAGTGCGCCCGAATTAATTAATTAACAATTCAGACAAATAGGTCCACGCTATTTCCGGGAGGATTATAGGGAAATATAAAACGAATTTCAATGTGATAAATATTGAAAGATGATTTTAATGTACGGGGGCGTGTCGCGGGAGGCTGGAAAGGGGAATCCGGGGGCTGCGTTTAAACAGGAAGGAGTTGGCCCCCGCAGGCGGGGTGCAGGTAGCTCCGGCCGCGGGGAAGGCGCCGGGTCCGGCGGATCTCCGTGCCGCAGCGGCGGCAGACGGCAACGACTTTGAGTCGCTTTCGATGCAGGGCGGCCAGTGCCTCGCTGCGCCCACGGCAGGAGAAGTCGACTCCGAGAGCCGTGGCCCAGGCCCGCCACCGCGGTCCGTGGGGCCTGCGGTGGCGCCGGCCGGCCGGGTCGGCGAGGTGGTCGCAGGCGTGGGCCAATTCGTGGAGAAAGGTGTTGAGCAGGATGTCCGGCTCCTGGGTGAACTGGAGGCGGATGCAGACCGCCTCGGCCCCCCGGGAGACGTAGGCCCCGAGGGTGCGGGTTGCGCGGCTGCGCCGTACCGGGATGCCGGCGAGGCGTTCGAGCAGGACCGCGGCCTCTCCGGTGGGCAGCATCGAGCGAACCCCTATCGTTAGCTGGGGCCAGAGGCGGAGTTTTTCGGCGAGGAGTCGGACTGTGGAGTGGTCTGGCACGTTCGTTGATCCTTGGAGTGGGGCAGGCCTGTCTGTGATCCCCGGATATCCGGGGATCACCTTCAATCCCGGTAGCGCTTTTGCAGGTCGCCGTAGGCGTCGATGCGCCGGTCGCGGAGGAAGGGCCAGATGCGGCGCACCTGTTCGCATCGCTACAGGTCCACCTCTGTCATCAGGACGCCCTCCTCGGTGCCGGCCCGGGCCAGCCACTCCCCTTGGGGGCCGACGGCGAAGCTGTGCCCCCAGAACCGGGCCCCCGCTGTCTGTCCGCTCGGGTCGTCCTCGGAGCCGACCCGGTTGACCGCGATCAGGGGCAGGCCGTTGGCCACGGCGTGGCCTCGCTGCACGGTCTGCCAGGCCTCGAGCTGGCGCCCCTGCTCCTCCGGCTCGTCCAGGGGGTCCCAGCCGATGGCGGTGGGATAGAGGAGGAGGTCCGCCCCGGCCAGTGCCATGAGCCGGGCCGCCTCGGGGTACCACTGGTCCCAGCAGACCAAGAGGCCGAGCTTGCCGACGGAGGTCTCCACCGGTTCGAAGCCGAGATCGCCGGGGGTGAAGTAGAACTTCTCGTAATAGCCGGGATCGTCGGGGATGTGCATCTTGCGGTATCGGCCGGCGAGGGAACCGTCCTTCTCGATGACGACGGCGGTGTTGTGGTACAGGCCGGCGGCGCGTTTTTCGAAGAGTGAAAGGACCAGGACCACCTCGAGTTCCCGGGCCAGGCTCGCAAAGGCCTCGGTGGTGGGACCCGGGATCGTCTCGGCCCGGTCGAACTGGGCGGTGTCTTCGCTCTGGCAGAAGTAGGGGCCGGTGTGCAGTTCCGGAAGGACGATCAGCCGGGCGCCTCCGGCGGCGGCCTTGCGGATGGCGTCATGGCTGCGGGCGATGCTCTCCTGGCGGTCGGCGTGGCAGCTTTGCTGGACCAGTCCGATGGTCAGTCGGTTCATGGCAGAACTCCTCGGGGCAGCTGCATGGTGACGCAGTGCAGCGAACCGTGCTGCAGAATCAGGGGCGAGCAGTCGATGCCGACGATTTCGCGGCCGGCAAAGGCCAGTCCGATCGTCTTCAGGGCGGCCTCGTCGGCGGGATCGCCGTAGGTCGGGACGAGCACCGCGCCGTTGAGCGCCAAAAAGTTGGCGTAGGTGGCCGGCAGGCGCTGCCCCTCGTCGTCGAACCGGGGCTTCGGCCAGGGCAGGGGGAGGAGGCGGTAGGGGGCCCCGGCCGGGGTTCGGAAACGCTCCAACTCCGCGGCCATCCGGCGGAGGGGTTCGAAGTGTTCGTCCTCCGGGTCGTCGCAGGCCATGTGGAGAATGGCGTCGCCGGGGGCGAAGCGGGCGAGGGTGTCGACGTGGGCGTCGGTGTCGTCGCCGGCCAGGTATCCGTTCTCGAGCCACAGGACGCGGTCGGCCCCGAAGTGCTCCCGCAGGCGCGTCTCGATCATGCCGCGGTCGAGGTGGGGGTTGCGGTTGGGCCCGAGCAGACATTCGGAGGTGGTCAGGATCGTTCCTTTCCCGTCGCTGTCGATGCTTCCGCCCTCGAGGACGAGCCCGGTCGTGCGCAGGGGGGCTGCGCCGAAGGCCCCTGCCGCGTGGAGGCGCCGGCTGATCAGGTTGTCGAGGTCGGCGGGGAACTTCAGGCCCCAGCCGTTGAAGCCGAAGTCGAGCAGGACGGGACTGCCGTTTTCCAGGATCGTGATCGGCCCGAAGTCCCGCGACCAGGTGTCGTTGTTCGGAATCTCGAGAATACGGACCCGCTCGTGATCGGCGCCGACGCTGCCGAGTCCGGCACGGACGGCGGAGGCGTCGTGGGCGACGATCAGGACCTTCCCGAAGCGGGCGGCCTGCCGTGCAATCTCGGTAAAGACCGGTTCCACAAGGTGAAGGATCGGGGTCCAGTCGCTCCCCGGATGAGGCCAGGCGAGCAGGATGCCGTCCTGTTCTTCCCATTCGGCCGGAAGTCTTTTGATCATCTGTTCAATGCTCTCCCGAGACGTGAATTGAGCGTCGCCAAATCCTAGAGAAAAACCGATCCTTTTGCAATCCCTTCCGGCTCTTCTTCGCGCCTTCGGATCACAGCCCGGCCAGGCGGAAGAGGATGTAGGCGGCGGTCCCTCCAAGGGTTGCGAGGGTGGCCATGCCCAGCACCAGGGTTCGCCACGGCCGACGAAGGTGGAGCAGTTGCACGCCCGGGCGCCAGGGGAACTCGCCGCCGTAGCGGCGGCGCATTTCAGCGGCGGTGACCAGGAAGGTCAACCACAGGGCGGCCAGGGCGAAGCCCCCGAGGACGTCGCTGAACCAGTGGATTCCCAGGTAAAGGCGTGAGAATCCGACCAGCAGAACCACGAAGGTGGCGCCGAGGACCAGGTGAAAGCGGCTCTGTCCTTCGCGCGTGGCATCGAGCAGGAAATAGACCAGCAAGCCGTAGAGAATCAGGACCAGGAAAGCGTGGGCGCTGGGAAAACTGGCCGACAGCGGGTCTATCGCTTCAAAGAAGGGGGTCGGGCGGGGCCGGTCGAAAAGTCTCTTGAGCAGGACCACCAGCAGGTAGCCCCCCGACATTCCGACCGCCACGATGACCGCTGAAAAATCACGGTTGAAAAGGACCAGCCAGACCACCAGAAGGACCGTGGTCATGAGCAACACCGGCCAGTCGCCGAGGCAGGTGACGGCCGTTATCAGGCGATCGGTTGCAGGATGGTGCAGGTCAAGCATCATCCTGTAGATCGGCAGGTCGAAGGCCGCCAGCGTTCGTTGCAGGTTGATGGCTCCGACGAGCCAGAAAAATAGGATCGCGAAGAGGGTGCTGAAGCCGAAGCCGACGGTCAGGTAGAGCCCGGAGCCGCTGCGCAGGGTGAAGCGATCGGCGAGGAAGGCGTAAATGGCCGGGTAATCGTCCCGCAGGGTCGCCAGGGGCCTGCGCCTTTGAAGGCGGGCCCATCTCAGCCCGGCGCGCCGCCGGGACCGGGTCCAGAGGCGGTAGAGTCGGGGGACGGCGCTTTTCCAAAACCAGATGTAGATGACGAGGAGCAGGGTCAGCACGGCCACGAACAGGCCGAAGCGCCCGGTCCAGAGCTTGACGAGGTCCCAGCTTGTGCCGAAGAAGTAGCCGAGGCCGGGATAGGCAAGGCCCCAGAGGATCCCGCTGATCAGGGCGAACAGGGCAAAGACCGGGGGCCGCATCTGGGCCCCCCCGGCGACGAAGGGGATGAAGGGGCGCAGAAAACCGACGAAACGGCCGAGAAAGACGCTTTTACCGCCGTGCTCAAGAAAAAAAACTTCCGCTTTGTGAAGGGTTTCCTGGCGCTTCTGGATCACCGGCCAGTTTCGCAGCACCCCCCCGAAACGCGCCCCCAGCCAATAACTGAGGAGGTCTCCTATGATCGCCCCGAAGGCGGCAACGGCTACCAGGGGGGCGTACGCCCCCTTGCCGTGGGCTGCGAGGAACCCGGCGAAGACGACCAGAACGCTGCCTGGGACGAAGATCCCGGCCACGGCCAGCGATTCGAAAAAGGAGATCAGGCCCACTAGAACGTAGTAGGGTCCCCCGGAGGGGAGCCAGGCGGTGAGCTGTTGCAACCACGGGTCCATGCAGTCCTCGCGACTGAATGCGCATCTGCCGGGGGCGAAGGGGCGGCGCGGGGGACGTCTCATGTGAATTGTAGCAAAAAAAGATCGACTAACCGGGGCGGAAGCCGGCGTGCCAGAGCTCGAAGACGGCCACCTTGTCGGGGCCGAAGCGAGCGAGGGAGGAGCGGACCTGATCCGGGGATCGCTCGCGATGGGAGCGGTCGGGGTGCTTGGAAAAGAAGAGGTCGGCATAAGCCACGATCTGCTCTTCCCGGGAGACCGGGCGCAGGTCCCGGTGCGGAAGGGGCAGGCCCTGCCGGTAGATGTCCTCGGGGGAGAGTCCGACTCCGATATGGCGGTCGCAGACGAGGGCGTGACGGGGCAGACCCTCACTTTCGAGGAGTTCGCGGCCCATGTAGCCGTGGGCCAGGTACGGCAGGTCGCCCCGGCATCCCAGCTCGGGTGCATCGGTGAAATGGATGCCGATATCGTGGAGCAGGGCGGCTTCCTCGACGAAGCGGACCTCTGCATCGGCGAGGCCGATGTGCTTGGCGACGGTCACCGCCTTGCGGGCCACCCGGGTACTGTGGTCGACCAGGATGCGATACCGCGCAGACCCCGGAGGGTGGTATTTGGCGATCAGCTGGAGAGGGTTCATGGCTACCCATTATAGGCAAACGGAGCGCGGGGGAAAACGTCTTTTTTAGCGCAGGCGGGGAGATGCCGGTGGAAACGGGAGCGGTTTTAAAAGTCGACCGCGGTCGATAATTCTTGACCCCCGGTCCTCCTGGAACGTAATATCCGACCGTAGTCGACTTTTTGGGGAGACATATGAGCGGCATCCGAGCAGCAAAGAAACGCGAAACCCGCAAGGCCATCCTTGAGGCGGCCCTCCGGCTCTTTTCCGAAAAGGGGTTCGAAGGGACGAGCATGGAGGAGCTGGCCCGGGCGGCCGGTGTGGGAAAAGGGACCATTTACGGCTATTTCAAGGCGAAAGACGATATATTTTTGGCCTACTGCGAGGAAGAGGTCGAATACGCTTTCCAAACCCTCGCTGAAACTCTCGATCCGGAGGCTCCCCTCCTGGAGCAGTTGATGACGCTGTTCATGAGCCAGTTCGATTTCGTCACCCGAAACCACGAGTTCGGCCGCCTGATGGCGCGGGAGATCGCCTTTCCCAAGGAGCCCTCCCCGGGGAAATCGAAGCAACTGGAAGACCGTTACCTGCAGGGGATCGGCGAGGTCCTGGAACGGGCCAAAGGGCGCGGGGAATTGAAAGAGGGCAGTGAAACCTTCTGGGCGACCGGCCATTTTTATGCTCTCTACCTGGTCTCTCTTTCCGGTTGGTACGCGGGATATCTTCAGGATCGCCGGGAAGTCGAGGCCGGAATGCGGACCCTTTTGATCCAGGCTCTCAACGGCCTCGGGCCACAGGGGAAAGAAACCCGTCCCGAGCAGGATATTCTCGATCAGATCAGGATGCGGTTTGATGATGTCTGAGGGGCAATCCCCTTCCTGGTCCGGTCCCACTGGAGGATTATTTGATCAATATGAAACGATTTAGTGTTTGGATAAAGGTCCTGGGGCTGATTCTGGCCCTGTCCCCTCTGACGGCGCCGCCGTCGCTGGCGAAAGACTATATTGAGGGACTCGACGAGTGGCCCGTGATGCCCTTGCGGACCGCTGTCCAACTCGGCCTGGAACAGAACTTCGACCTGCGGGCCGGGGCGCTGAACCCTGCCATCGCCGATCGCGACCACACGGCAGCAGAGGCGCGCTTCGATGTCAGCGTCGACGCCGCCGTTTCCGCCCAGGGCAACCGGCAGCCAGAAAGGGTTCCCCTCATCGATCAGGAGGGTAGAAGCCTCGCTGCTGAGGCCGGTTTGAGCAAGGTTTTCCGAACCGGCCTTGACGGGCGCCTGTCCCTGCAGACCGCGCGCAGCAGCGACAATCTTGCCCAGAGCGGCCGCAGTCCCGAGTATGCAACCGCCCTGTTGCTCGACCTGACCCAGCCCCTGCTGCGGGATTTTGGATCGTCGGTCAACACCGCCGACCTGCGCATCGCCGACACGCGGCGCCGGCATGCGACCCTGGGCTATCTCGATCAGGCCCAGAGGGTTGCAGAGGCGATCGAGTCCGGGTACTTCGATCTCGCCCAGGCGATCGAGACCTACCGCTACCGCATCGAGTCCAGAGATCTGGCGCAGGAACTGCTGGAGGGCAACCGGGAGAAGCTCGAGGCCGGGATCATCCCCGTCTCCGAAGTCCAGGAAGCGGAGACCGCCGTCGCCGCGCGAGACGAATTGGTGCTTCTGGCGCGGCAGGAGGTGGAAACCGCCGGGAACCGGCTCAAGGGCCTGCTCGGGATCAAGCAGGAGTACCCTCTGAGCCGGAATTTCTACCGGACCGAGCCGATGCCCGGACCGGATCAGCCCTTTCCCCAAGTGGAGCAGGCTCTCGAACAGGCGCTCGACGACCGGCCCGACCTGGCGAGCCGCCGGCTCGAGGTGGAAAACCGGCAGATCCGCCTCGAGTTCGATCGCAACCAGACCCTTCCCCGGCTCGACCTGCAGGCGACCCTTGCCGTCAATGGCCTCTCCGGGGAGGACGGGGCAGGAACCTCCTCACGGCGGGACTACATCGACTCCCTCGATGGCATGGCCGGTGCCGACGGGTACGGCTGGTTTGCCGGGGTCGGTTTCTCTTACCCCCTTGAAAACCGGGCCGCCAAGGCCCTTCACGACCGCTCCAGACTCGAAAAGCGTCAGGCCGTTTATGACGTCAAGGGTTTGGAGACGACGGTCGAGACCGAGATCATCAACGCTCTGATCCGCGTCAAGCGGGGCTTGGAGCGGGTCCGGGTCGCAGGCCGCTTCGAGGCTCTTGCCGACCTGACCCTGAAGCAGGAGATGGAGCGGCTCGTCGAGGGACTCTCCGATACCTTTCGCATTCTCGACTTTCAGGACGACGTGATCGACGCCCGAATCCGCAACATCACCGCCCAGGCCGATGTCAACCGCGGGCTTGCAAGCCTGCACCGGGCCATGGGGAACAACCTGGAGCGTCTCGGGGTGACGGTCAAAACTTTCGACAAGGAGCAATTTCATGAATAGGACGATGACCCGGGCTCTGGTCCTGGGCTGCCTGGCTTTGGCCGCTCTTTCGGGATGCGGCAAGGATGCCGAGAGCGGAACGAACGGGGAAGGGACGCCCCGGGAAAAGGTGACCAACGTGACCTTAGCGACCGTCACCGCGGCGGACCACCGAGAGAATTTCACCCTGCCGGGGACCCTCGAGGCCTGGGAAGATCTGACCCTGGCAGCGGAAATCCCAGGTTCTGTTCGCTGGATAGGGCCGGAAGAGGGGGACCGCCTGAAGCAGGGGCAGTCGATCCTGCGCCTCGACCTCGATACCCTGGAGGCGAAGGTGGCCCGCGACCAGGCCGAATACGATCGGCTGAAACAGCACCTGCAGCGGCGCCAGGGACTGGTGGAGAAGAAGCTCGTCAGCCAGCAGGAGTACGAGGACGCAGTTCAGGCCCTGAAGGTGGCCGAAGCCAACCTTCGGGTCTCCCGGGTCGCCCTGGAGAAGAGTTCCCTCAGGAGCCCCGTCGATGGTGTCCTCGACGAGTTGCTCATCGACCTGGGGGAGTACGTCGGGGTGGGGGACCCGGTCGCCGTGGTGGTGCAGGTCGATCGCCTCAAGGTCCTGGTGGACGTTCCGGAGAAGGATGTCGCCGACCTCGCGGTCGGAGACGGGGTCGAGGTGGAGGCGGCCTCGATCGGCCGGGGGGCGCCGCCCCGGCTCTCCGGAAAGGTGATTCACCTGGCCTACAAGGCCGACCCGGTCACCCGGACCTACCGGGCCAAGATCGCCATCGACAACAGCGCCGGCTCGCTCCGGCCTGGCATGATCGTCAAGGCCGCTTTTGTCCGCCGCGAACTGAAAGGCGTGATCGCGGTTCCTCTTTATGCCCTGGTGGACCAGGACGGCGTCAAGGTGGTCTACGTCGCCGAAGAGGGGAGAGCCGTGCGTCGCGTGGTGGTGGCGGGGCCGGTGGTCGGCGACCGTGTCGTGATCGTGGAAGGCCTGGCTTCCGGGGAGAAGCTGATCGTCAAGGGGCAGCAACTGGTGACCGACGGCGCGGCGGTCAGCGAGGGGCACTGAAATGCTGATCTCCAACGCCGCCATCCATAACCGTCGCACCGTTTTCGTGCTGATGCTGATGTTCATTGTGGTCGGCATTTTCAGCTACGCGACTCTGCCGCGCGAATCGACCCCCGACATCACCATCCCCAACGTGCTGGTCGTGACCTCCCACGAGGGAGTGGCGCCGGCCGACATCGAGACCCTCATAACGCTCCCCATCGAACGCAAGCTGAAGGGGCTAAAGGGGGTCGAGGAGATCCGCTCGGTGAGCGCCGAGGGCTCCTCGATGATCACCGTCGAGTTCACCCCGGACGTGGATATCGACGACGCCCTGCAGAAAGTGCGGGACAAGGTCGATCAGGCCAAGGGCGACCTCCCTGACGACCTCGAGAACGACCCCTCGATCATCGAGATCAACCTCTCGGAGTTCCCTATCCTCATGGTGGCGGTCTCCGGGGATGTCGGCGAGCCGGTCCTGAAGAGGGTCGCCGAAGAACTCGAGGACCGGGTCGAGGAGATCCCCGGGGTCCTCGAGGTCGACCTCACCGGCGCCCGCGAGCGGGAGATCCGGGTCGAGTTCGATCCCGACCGGATGGCCGCCTATCGCCTCTCCTTCGCCGAGATCCTCTCCACTATCAGGCGCGAGAACGTCAACATCCCCGGCGGCAGCATCGACATCGGCGAGGGCAAGTACCTGCTGCGCATCCCCGGCGAATTCACCGACCCGGACCAGGTCGACAACCTGATCCTGGTCACCCGGGACGAGCGCCCCATCTACCTCAAGGACGTGGCCGTCGTGCGCGACACCTTCGAGGACCACACCAGCTACGCCCGCCTCAATGGCAAGCAGAGCGTCACCCTGGCGATCAAAAAACGCACGGGGGAAAACATCATCGCCATCTCCGACCAGGTCTTCGGCCTGCTCGAGGGGGCCCGGGACCTGCTGCCGCCAGGGGTGGAACTGTCGGTGACTCTCAACGAGTCGAAGGACATCCGGCGCATGGTTTCGGATCTGGAGAACAACATCCTCACCGGGTTGATCCTGGTGGTTGTCGTCCTCTTTCTCTTTCTCGGGCTCAACAATGCTCTCTTCGTCGCCCTGGCGATCCCTTTCTCGATGCTCATCTCTTTCAGTGTGCTTCAGGCGATGGGGATCACCCTCAACATGGTCGTCCTCTTCAGCCTTATCCTCGCCCTGGGGATGCTGGTCGACAACGCCATCGTCGTGGTGGAGAACATCTACCGGCACATGCAGGAGGGGATGGACCGCATCGCCGCGGCCAGAACGGCCGCGGCCGAAGTCGGCTGGCCGGTCATCAGCTCGACCCTGACGACCCTCTGCGCTTTTTCTCCGATGATGTTCTGGCCGGGGATCATGGGGGAGTTCATGAAGTACCTTCCCCTGACCCTTATCGTGACCCTCTCCGCGTCCCTGTTCGTCGCCCTGGTCATCAACCCGGTTCTCTGCGCGGTCTTTATGCGGGTCAAAGAGCCGAAGGGGACGAGTCGGGAGCGCTCCACCCTCGCGATCCGCCTTTACCGGGGCCTTCTCGAATTCTCCCTCGATCACAGAGGCCTGATCGTCGGCGGCGCATTGGCCCTGCTGGTGGCGATCGTCGCCGCCTACGGGGCTCTCGGCCACGGCGTCGAACTCTTCCCCGACACCGAGCCGAACCGCGCCTTCGTCGAGATCAAGGCCCCCGAGGGGACGAGCCTCGATTCCTCCGACGCCCTCGCCCGCATCGCCGAAGAGGCGGCCGCACAGGAGGGGGACGTGCGCTACGCCATCGCCGAGGTCGGGGTCGGCAGTTCCTCGGAAATGGGCGGCGGTACCGCCGGCCAGTCACACCAGAGCAAGGTCTCCCTCGACTTCGTCGACCGGCACGACCGCCACGAGGATTCGAACTTGGTCCTGGCCCGGATCCGGGAGGCCCTTTCCGGCGTCGCGGGGGCCGACATAAAGGCCGAGAAGCAGAAGGAGGGGCCGCCGACCGGGCCGCCGGTCAACATCGAGATCAGCGGGGAGAAAGTCGAGGTCCTCGATGCCCTCGTACAGCAGGCGAGGATGCTGATCCGCGACGTCCCCGGGCTGGTCGACCTCAAGGATGACCTCTCCAAGGCCAAGCCGGAGATCAGGGTGCAGGTCGACCGGGAGAAGGCGACCCTCCTTGGCCTCTCCACCGCAGACATCTCGCAGACGGTGAAGGCCGCCATCAGCGGCAGCAAACTCGGGGTTTACCGGGAAGGAAAGGACGAGTACGACATCGTCGCCCGTCTCCCCGAAGATCGGCGCCAGGGCTTCGGCGATATCGAGAACCTGCTGGTTCCCACCGCTGGCGGCGACCCGGTCCCCCTCTCCACCGTCGCCCGCCTCGAGATCGGCTCCGGTTTCGGGGCCATCCGTCACATCAACCAGAAGCGGGTGGTGACCCTCTCTGCGAACACCTACGGCCGGAACAGCAACGAGGTGCTCGCCGAGGTGCAGCGGCGCCTGACCGGTCTCGATATCCCCGGCGGCTACCGCATCGACTTCTCCGGCGAGCAGGAGGAGCAGCAGAAGGCGACCGCCTTTCTGAGCAAGGCCTTCGTCGCCGCGGTCTTCATGATCGCCCTGGTGCTCCTCACCCAGTTCAACTCGGTCCGGCAGGCGGGGATCGTCATGACCTCGGTGATTTTATCCCTGACCGGGGTCTTTCTCGGCCTGATGCTGACGGCGACCCCCTTCGGCATCATCATGACCGGCATCGGGGTCATCTCCCTCGCCGGGGTGGTGGTCAACAACGCCATCGTGCTCATCGACTACGTCAACCAGCTGCGGGGGCAGGGGATGGAACTGCGCGACGCCCTGGTCCGGGCGGGGACCGTCCGGTTCCGGCCGGTGCTGTTGACAGCGGTGACGACCATTCTCGGCCTCTTGCCGATGGCGGTAGGAGTCAGCTTCGATTTCCGCTCCTTCAGCTGGGAGATCGGGGGCGAGTCGGCGGCATGGTGGGGGCCGATGGCGATCGCCGTTATCTTCGGGCTGGCCGTTGCCACCTTGCTGACCCTGGTCGTTGTGCCGGTGTTGTACTCCCTCTCCGAAACGTTCACCCTGCGGCGGCGCCTCAAGAAGTCCGCCTAGCCCGCCGACGCTTCCTGGCCTCGGTGCGGGGCCCTCCGTTGGGTCTCCGTTGCTCGTCCCTGGGCGGCGGAGAGCGCCCGTAGCATCGGACCGTTTCTTTGTCTCGGAGATTCGCCTGATAGCGTGTCTCGAATAGAAAAAGGCCGGGCATGCGCCCGGCCTTTTGGTTCAGATCGATGGATGGTGCTTCAGGAACGGAAGCGGATGTTGAACTGGGTCTGGTCCCGTCCCCGGACCACGAAGATGACCTCTACCTCGTGGGGCCGAAGGGACTTCGACGACCCGCCCTTGTCATGGATCCCGGCAAAGACCATGGTCTTGCCGCCGACCCGCATGCTCTTGACCTGAATGGCGTCCTGGCTTTCGGCCTTGCCGTAAGCCTCCAATATTTCCACCCATTGGCCAACGTCTACGTGATCGGCGTTCTTGGCAGGGATCTGGTATTTTCGTTCCATAGATAAACCCCCGAATGATTCGTCAAAACAGTGTATACGTGAAACCCGAAATGTTGTAAAGAGAAAATTATTCTCCAACGCAAACGGGGATTGTCAAGTCGTTGGGAGCCTTTCTTGTCGATTTTTGCGAAAGAGAGAGGGCCCAAATACGAAGCCGGGAAGCCCGGGCTTTTGAAAAGCCGTTCTGTTGACTCTTGGCCCTCTTTTTCTCGTCAGGCTCTTGTTTCTATTCGTTTCGGATAATTCCCCTTTAAAGTTTAGATTTAGGACCTGCTAAGGTTGTTGTCATGGTAACCCTGTGGTATCTTTGGGCCGCCTGTCATGGCCCTGGGCAGCATCGGGGAACGCATGCGTTTTTGGGGGGATCCGGTGGCCAACACCTTCGGGCTTCGCGCCCAGATACTGCTTCATATCCTTCTCCTTGCAGGAGCCGCGCTTCTGTTTGCGGGGTTTCTTTTTCTGCGTCTCACAGAAAGCGCCCTGCTCGATCAGCGGGTCAGTCACGCAGTCGCGACCATGGAGGTTTTTTCCAGGA
Coding sequences within:
- a CDS encoding SprT-like domain-containing protein; protein product: MLPTGEAAVLLERLAGIPVRRSRATRTLGAYVSRGAEAVCIRLQFTQEPDILLNTFLHELAHACDHLADPAGRRHRRPHGPRWRAWATALGVDFSCRGRSEALAALHRKRLKVVAVCRRCGTEIRRTRRLPRGRSYLHPACGGQLLPV
- a CDS encoding agmatine deiminase family protein is translated as MIKRLPAEWEEQDGILLAWPHPGSDWTPILHLVEPVFTEIARQAARFGKVLIVAHDASAVRAGLGSVGADHERVRILEIPNNDTWSRDFGPITILENGSPVLLDFGFNGWGLKFPADLDNLISRRLHAAGAFGAAPLRTTGLVLEGGSIDSDGKGTILTTSECLLGPNRNPHLDRGMIETRLREHFGADRVLWLENGYLAGDDTDAHVDTLARFAPGDAILHMACDDPEDEHFEPLRRMAAELERFRTPAGAPYRLLPLPWPKPRFDDEGQRLPATYANFLALNGAVLVPTYGDPADEAALKTIGLAFAGREIVGIDCSPLILQHGSLHCVTMQLPRGVLP
- a CDS encoding bifunctional DedA family/phosphatase PAP2 family protein; the protein is MDPWLQQLTAWLPSGGPYYVLVGLISFFESLAVAGIFVPGSVLVVFAGFLAAHGKGAYAPLVAVAAFGAIIGDLLSYWLGARFGGVLRNWPVIQKRQETLHKAEVFFLEHGGKSVFLGRFVGFLRPFIPFVAGGAQMRPPVFALFALISGILWGLAYPGLGYFFGTSWDLVKLWTGRFGLFVAVLTLLLVIYIWFWKSAVPRLYRLWTRSRRRAGLRWARLQRRRPLATLRDDYPAIYAFLADRFTLRSGSGLYLTVGFGFSTLFAILFFWLVGAINLQRTLAAFDLPIYRMMLDLHHPATDRLITAVTCLGDWPVLLMTTVLLVVWLVLFNRDFSAVIVAVGMSGGYLLVVLLKRLFDRPRPTPFFEAIDPLSASFPSAHAFLVLILYGLLVYFLLDATREGQSRFHLVLGATFVVLLVGFSRLYLGIHWFSDVLGGFALAALWLTFLVTAAEMRRRYGGEFPWRPGVQLLHLRRPWRTLVLGMATLATLGGTAAYILFRLAGL
- a CDS encoding HD domain-containing protein, with amino-acid sequence MNPLQLIAKYHPPGSARYRILVDHSTRVARKAVTVAKHIGLADAEVRFVEEAALLHDIGIHFTDAPELGCRGDLPYLAHGYMGRELLESEGLPRHALVCDRHIGVGLSPEDIYRQGLPLPHRDLRPVSREEQIVAYADLFFSKHPDRSHRERSPDQVRSSLARFGPDKVAVFELWHAGFRPG
- a CDS encoding TetR/AcrR family transcriptional regulator, with the protein product MSGIRAAKKRETRKAILEAALRLFSEKGFEGTSMEELARAAGVGKGTIYGYFKAKDDIFLAYCEEEVEYAFQTLAETLDPEAPLLEQLMTLFMSQFDFVTRNHEFGRLMAREIAFPKEPSPGKSKQLEDRYLQGIGEVLERAKGRGELKEGSETFWATGHFYALYLVSLSGWYAGYLQDRREVEAGMRTLLIQALNGLGPQGKETRPEQDILDQIRMRFDDV
- a CDS encoding TolC family protein yields the protein MKRFSVWIKVLGLILALSPLTAPPSLAKDYIEGLDEWPVMPLRTAVQLGLEQNFDLRAGALNPAIADRDHTAAEARFDVSVDAAVSAQGNRQPERVPLIDQEGRSLAAEAGLSKVFRTGLDGRLSLQTARSSDNLAQSGRSPEYATALLLDLTQPLLRDFGSSVNTADLRIADTRRRHATLGYLDQAQRVAEAIESGYFDLAQAIETYRYRIESRDLAQELLEGNREKLEAGIIPVSEVQEAETAVAARDELVLLARQEVETAGNRLKGLLGIKQEYPLSRNFYRTEPMPGPDQPFPQVEQALEQALDDRPDLASRRLEVENRQIRLEFDRNQTLPRLDLQATLAVNGLSGEDGAGTSSRRDYIDSLDGMAGADGYGWFAGVGFSYPLENRAAKALHDRSRLEKRQAVYDVKGLETTVETEIINALIRVKRGLERVRVAGRFEALADLTLKQEMERLVEGLSDTFRILDFQDDVIDARIRNITAQADVNRGLASLHRAMGNNLERLGVTVKTFDKEQFHE
- a CDS encoding efflux RND transporter periplasmic adaptor subunit: MNRTMTRALVLGCLALAALSGCGKDAESGTNGEGTPREKVTNVTLATVTAADHRENFTLPGTLEAWEDLTLAAEIPGSVRWIGPEEGDRLKQGQSILRLDLDTLEAKVARDQAEYDRLKQHLQRRQGLVEKKLVSQQEYEDAVQALKVAEANLRVSRVALEKSSLRSPVDGVLDELLIDLGEYVGVGDPVAVVVQVDRLKVLVDVPEKDVADLAVGDGVEVEAASIGRGAPPRLSGKVIHLAYKADPVTRTYRAKIAIDNSAGSLRPGMIVKAAFVRRELKGVIAVPLYALVDQDGVKVVYVAEEGRAVRRVVVAGPVVGDRVVIVEGLASGEKLIVKGQQLVTDGAAVSEGH